Proteins encoded together in one Epinephelus lanceolatus isolate andai-2023 chromosome 4, ASM4190304v1, whole genome shotgun sequence window:
- the blmh gene encoding bleomycin hydrolase, with protein sequence METGLSQEKVATFQKRLRAEPRYLLAQNVSTCIDPLEVCLHRQTVQDTVHIFQHSIPTEGKPITNQKNSGRCWIFSCLNVMRLPFMKKFNIEEFEFSQSYLFFWDKVERCYYFLQACVETAQRKEPVDGRLVQFLLSNPTNDGGQWDMLVNLIEKYGVIPKKCFPESHSSEASRRMNDILNHKLREYCLRLRNMVASDATKAELSDAMDNMIEEVFRVASVCLGSPPETICWEYRDKDKNFHRMGPLTPQEFYREHVKPLYNIQDKVCLVNDPRPQNPYGKLYSVEFLGNMVNGRSTLYNNQAIQLLKKAAAESIKEGEAVWFGCDVGKHFHGKLGINDMNVFNHELVFGVSVKNLSKAERLIYGDSLMTHAMILTAVTDKDGKEGYEKWRVENSWGDDRGNKGYLIMTDDWFSEYVYEVVVDKKFLPADVLEVMQQEPIVLPAWDPMGALA encoded by the exons ATGGAAACTG GTCTGAGTCAGGAGAAGGTAGCCACCTTCCAGAAGCGGCTGCGGGCCGAGCCACGCTACCTGTTGGCCCAGAATGTGTCAACCTGCATTGACCCATTGGAGGTTTGTCTGCACCGGCAGACTGTCCAGGATACTGTGCACATCTTCCAGCACTCTATTCCCACAGAGGGCAAGCCCATTACCAACCAGAAAAACTCAG GGAGATGTTGGATCTTCTCGTGCCTCAACGTCATGCGACTTCCCTTCATGAAGAAATTTAACATAGAGGAGTTTGAGTTTAGTCAGTCCTATCTCTTTTTCTGGGACAAG GTTGAGCGTTGCTACTACTTCCTCCAGGCCTGTGTGGAGACGGCACAGAGGAAGGAGCCGGTGGACGGACGCCTGGTCCAATTCCTGCTCTCCAATCCAACCAATGACGGAGGACAATGGGACATGCTGGTCAACCTCATTG AAAAGTATGGCGTTATTCCAAAGAAATGCTTTCCAGAGTCACACAGCTCAGAGGCCTCACGCAGAATGAATGACATCCTTAATCATAAG CTGAGAGAATACTGCCTAAGACTGAGGAACATGGTGGCCAGTGACGCTACTAAGGCTGAACTGTCTGATGCTATGGACAACATGATCGAGGAG GTGTTCCGGGTGGCCAGCGTTTGTCTAGGCAGCCCTCCTGAGACCATCTGTTGGGAGTACAGGGACAAGGACAAGAACTTCCATCGCATGGGACCCCTCACCCCCCAGGAATTCTACAGGGAGCACGTCAAACCTCTATACAACATTCAGGACAAA GTCTGCCTCGTGAACGATCCTCGACCCCAGAATCCTTATGGGAAGCTGTACAGTGTTGAGTTCCTAGGTAACATGGTTAATGGCCGCAGCACTTTGTACAACAACCAGGCCATCCAGCTGCTTAAAAAGGCTGCGGCTGAGTCCATCAAGGAGGGAGAG GCGGTGTGGTTTGGTTGTGACGTCGGGAAACATTTCCACGGCAAGCTGGGCATTAATGACATGAATGT GTTCAACCATGAGCTCGTCTTTGGAGTTTCAGTGAAGAATCTCTCAAAGGCAGAGCGACTGATATACGGAGACTCCCTCATGACCCACGCCATGATCCTCACTGCTGTCACAGACAAG GATGGGAAAGAAGGCTATGAGAAGTGGAGGGTGGAAAACTCCTGGGGCGATGACCGTGGGAACAAAG GTTACCTGATCATGACGGACGACTGGTTCTCCGAATATGTGTACGAGGTGGTGGTAGACAAGAAGTTCCTCCCCGCTGATGTCCTGGAAGTGATGCAACAGGAGCCCATTGTACTTCCTGCCTGGGACCCAATGGGAGCCCTGGCGTAA